In one window of Odocoileus virginianus isolate 20LAN1187 ecotype Illinois unplaced genomic scaffold, Ovbor_1.2 Unplaced_Contig_35, whole genome shotgun sequence DNA:
- the NBDY gene encoding negative regulator of P-body association — protein MGDQPCTSGRSTLPPGNTRETKPPKKRCLLAPRWDYPEGTPNGGNTTLPSTPPPASPGLKSHPPPPEK, from the coding sequence ATGGGGGACCAACCTTGTACCTCCGGGAGATCCACGCTCCCACCTGGAAACACGCGGGAAACGAAGCCTCCAAAAAAGCGGTGCCTCCTAGCTCCACGTTGGGATTATCCAGAAGGAACCCCGAACGGAGGTAACACCACTCTCCCTTCCACACCTCCTCCAGCATCACCGGGTCTGAAGTCGCATCCACCTCCTCCGGAGAAGTAG